The Besnoitia besnoiti strain Bb-Ger1 chromosome IV, whole genome shotgun sequence genome contains a region encoding:
- a CDS encoding putative hydroxymethylglutaryl-CoA lyase (encoded by transcript BESB_051790): protein MARLQVGVGTTFRDICGFWFCQLNAAGLPSAGTYYSLRLVIRPLQLLMRRARLSAVAASALADTALSWTPNIREVRIVEVAPRDGLQNEKEILSLEDKINFIKLLEAAGLSTIEIASFVNPSKVPQMADAASLTRHFCSQRTNGVNARPKFQVLVPNMRGFQGAAEAGAREISLFTATTDGFCRANINTTRDESLRRFRVIAREAADRGIKTRGYISCIFECPYEGAVAPTRVVEVARQMLDLGCYEVSLGDTLGSGTAGDTLSLMEELHRTNFPTEALAMHLHDTYGQALTNLLVSIVHGGVRVVDAAAAGLGGCPFASRTTPVPSRADADTGAPRADSGQGYHKSHCIYPRLAPGNVATEDVVYMLENSGIKTGVRLDALMDASAFICTRLHRRSNSKAAAALYIRQERQSRQNPPC from the exons ATGGCCCGTTTGCAAGTGGGAGTCGGGACCACCTTCCGGGATATTTGCGGCTTTTGGTTTTGCCAACTGAACGCAGCCGGTCTCCCGTCAGCTGGAACGTATTACAGCTTGCGTCTGGTCATTCGACCTCTTCAGTTGCTCATGCGGAGGGCG AGGCTCTCTGCTGTTGCTGCATCGGCGTTAGCAGACACTGCACTATCGTGGACACCGAACATTCGCGAGGTGCGGATAGTGGAGGTGGCGCCCCGCGACGGGCTTCAGAATGAGAAGGAAATTCTCTCTCTTGAAGACAAAATCAATTTTATTAAACTCCTTGAAG CTGCAGGCCTCTCTACTATAGAAATTGCTTCTTTCGTCAATCCGTCGAAAGTTCCGCAAATGGCGGATGCCGCATCTCTCACGAGGCACTTCTGCTCGCAAAGAACAAACGGCGTTAACGCTCGGCCGAAGTTCCAG GTTCTGGTCCCCAACATGAGAGGTTTCCAAGGAGCAGCTGAAGCTGGAGCGAGAGAGATTTCTCTCTTCACTGCAACGACTGACGGATTTTGTAGAGCCAATATTAATACAACACGG GACGAAAGTTTGAGAAGGTTTCGCGTCATTgcacgcgaagccgcggataGGGGTATCAAGACTAGAGG GTATATCTCATGTATCTTTGAGTGCCCCTACGAGGGTGCAGTCGCGCCAACACGAGTCGTCGAAGTGGCTCGCCAGATGCTTGATCTGGGTTGCTACGAAGTGAGCCTAG GAGACACGCTCGGGTCCGGAACGGCTGGGGACACTCTCAGCCTCATGGAGGAACTGCACAGGACGAATTTTCCCACGGA GGCTTTGGCGATGCACTTGCACGATACCTACGGCCAAGCACTGACGAATCTCCTAGTCTCTATTGTGCATGGAGGCGTCCGCGTTGTTgacgctgcggcagccggctTGGGAGGTTGTCCATTCGCATCGAGAACAACACCTGTGCCGTCTCGGGCTGACGCTGATACAGGTGCGCCACGTGCAGACAGTGGGCAAGGATATCACAAATCGCACTGCATTTATCCGCGACTTGCTCCGGGAAATGTAGCAACAGAAGACGTTGTGTACATGCTGGAAAACTCTGGAATCAAAACAG GCGTACGGCTAGATGCACTGATGGATGCGAGTGCATTCATATGCACCCGCTTGCATCGGAGGAGCAACTcgaaggcagctgcggccttGTACATCCGGCAGGAACGGCAAAGCCGGCAAAACCCACCATGCTGA